The following coding sequences are from one Diachasmimorpha longicaudata isolate KC_UGA_2023 chromosome 6, iyDiaLong2, whole genome shotgun sequence window:
- the LOC135163747 gene encoding NADH-cytochrome b5 reductase 3 isoform X1 → MVNNQGSSVNDLSDNSGVLTVLAAVGTVVAVGVAVQYFLTWKKNKRRKSPVLLENPLAKYNLPLIEKEVISHDTRRFRLGLPTAEHVLGLPTGQHIHLTADINGELVIRAYTPVSSDDDHGFVDLVVKVYFKNVHPKFPEGGKLSQHLESMKIGDTIAVKGPSGRLVYKGRGCFSIRMLRKEPPVEHHVKKAVMIAGGTGITPMLQLIRQITKDPEDYTQVSLLFANQTEKDILLREELEELAKKHADQFKLWFTLDTSGEGWKYSTGHVNADMIKEHMFPPAPDTIVLMCGPPPMINFACTPNLDKLGYDTKLRFAY, encoded by the exons ATGGTTAACAATCAAGGATCAAGTGTCAACGATTTGAGTGATAACTCTGGG GTTCTTACTGTGCTGGCTGCAGTTGGAACTGTAGTTGCAGTCGGAGTAGCTGTTCAATACTTTCTAACATGGAAGAAGAACAAGAGAAGGAAGTCACCAGTTCTACTAGAGAACCCATTAGCTAAATACAATCTCCCTCTGATCGAGAAAGAAGTCATCAGTCATGACACTAGGAGGTTCAGGCTGGGCTTGCCAACGGCGGAGCATGTGCTTGGGCTCCCAACAGGTCAACACATTCATCTCACTGCTGATATTAATGGGGAGCTTGTCATCAGGGCTTACACACCAGTCAGCAGTGACGATGATCATGGTTTCGTTGACCTAGTTGTCAAG GTCTATTTCAAAAATGTTCACCCGAAATTCCCAGAAGGTGGTAAACTATCGCAGCACCTTGAATCTATGAAGATTGGAGACACCATTGCAGTTAAAGGACCTTCAGGTCGCTTGGTTTATAAAGGCAGGGGATGTTTCAGCATACGGATGTTGAGAAAGGAACCTCCCGTTGAGCATCACGTTAAAAAA GCTGTTATGATAGCTGGAGGAACCGGTATAACCCCGATGCTCCAACTCATCCGTCAGATCACTAAAGATCCAGAGGATTACACTCAAGTGTCCCTTCTCTTCGCCAATCAAACCGAAAAGGATATTCTTCTCCGAGAGGAGTTAGAAGAACTTGCGAAAAAGCATGCAGACCAGTTTAAATTGTGGTTTACTCTAGACACGAGTGGAGAAGGCTGGAAATACTCAACTGGACATGTGAATGCAGACATGATTAAGGAACACATGTTCCCACCCGCGCCTGATACGATTGTTCTCATGTGTGGACCACCCCCCATGATCAACTTCGCCTGCACACCGAATCTGGATAAATTAGGATACGACACGAAACTCAGATTCGCTTATTAG
- the LOC135163747 gene encoding NADH-cytochrome b5 reductase 3 isoform X2 — translation MLDSRERVLTVLAAVGTVVAVGVAVQYFLTWKKNKRRKSPVLLENPLAKYNLPLIEKEVISHDTRRFRLGLPTAEHVLGLPTGQHIHLTADINGELVIRAYTPVSSDDDHGFVDLVVKVYFKNVHPKFPEGGKLSQHLESMKIGDTIAVKGPSGRLVYKGRGCFSIRMLRKEPPVEHHVKKAVMIAGGTGITPMLQLIRQITKDPEDYTQVSLLFANQTEKDILLREELEELAKKHADQFKLWFTLDTSGEGWKYSTGHVNADMIKEHMFPPAPDTIVLMCGPPPMINFACTPNLDKLGYDTKLRFAY, via the exons ATGTTAGATTCGAGGGAAAGG GTTCTTACTGTGCTGGCTGCAGTTGGAACTGTAGTTGCAGTCGGAGTAGCTGTTCAATACTTTCTAACATGGAAGAAGAACAAGAGAAGGAAGTCACCAGTTCTACTAGAGAACCCATTAGCTAAATACAATCTCCCTCTGATCGAGAAAGAAGTCATCAGTCATGACACTAGGAGGTTCAGGCTGGGCTTGCCAACGGCGGAGCATGTGCTTGGGCTCCCAACAGGTCAACACATTCATCTCACTGCTGATATTAATGGGGAGCTTGTCATCAGGGCTTACACACCAGTCAGCAGTGACGATGATCATGGTTTCGTTGACCTAGTTGTCAAG GTCTATTTCAAAAATGTTCACCCGAAATTCCCAGAAGGTGGTAAACTATCGCAGCACCTTGAATCTATGAAGATTGGAGACACCATTGCAGTTAAAGGACCTTCAGGTCGCTTGGTTTATAAAGGCAGGGGATGTTTCAGCATACGGATGTTGAGAAAGGAACCTCCCGTTGAGCATCACGTTAAAAAA GCTGTTATGATAGCTGGAGGAACCGGTATAACCCCGATGCTCCAACTCATCCGTCAGATCACTAAAGATCCAGAGGATTACACTCAAGTGTCCCTTCTCTTCGCCAATCAAACCGAAAAGGATATTCTTCTCCGAGAGGAGTTAGAAGAACTTGCGAAAAAGCATGCAGACCAGTTTAAATTGTGGTTTACTCTAGACACGAGTGGAGAAGGCTGGAAATACTCAACTGGACATGTGAATGCAGACATGATTAAGGAACACATGTTCCCACCCGCGCCTGATACGATTGTTCTCATGTGTGGACCACCCCCCATGATCAACTTCGCCTGCACACCGAATCTGGATAAATTAGGATACGACACGAAACTCAGATTCGCTTATTAG
- the LOC135163744 gene encoding T-complex protein 1 subunit beta — MVSLNPVRILKNEAEEEKSEIARLSLFVGAIAIGDLVKSTLGPKGMDKILVAHGRSAGQVQVTNDGATILKSVGVDNPAAKILVDMSKVQDDEVGDGTTSVTVLASELLKEAEHLVEQKIHPQTIIEGWRRAANVAREALQNAAADHSADPKRFREDLLNIARTTLSSKILSQYKEHFSQLAVDAVLRLKGSGNLSAIQIIKIRGATLGNSFLDSGFLLDKKPGVHQPQRITDAKILIANTPMDTDKIKVFGSRVRVDSMAKIAELEVAEKEKMKDKVEKIVKHGCNVFINRQLIYNYPEQLFADAGVMAIEHADFDGIERLALVTGGEIVSTFDQPKLVKLGKCDLIEQVMIGEDTLLRFSGVPLGEACTVVIRGATQQILDEAERSLHDALCVLTATVRESRIVYGGGCSEMIMACAVMKAAASTPGKEAVAMEAFSRALQQLPTIIADNAGYDSAQLVSELRAAHNSGVCTVGLDMENGKVACMTKLGITESWAVKRQVLLSAAEAAEMILRVDSILRSAPRKRVQDRGHC; from the exons ATG GTATCCCTTAACCCCGTGAGAATTCTGAAGAATGAAGCTGAGGAGGAGAAATCCGAGATTGCTCGTCTGAGTCTCTTCGTGGGCGCTATTGCCATCGGCGACTTGGTAAAATCAACACTTGGTCCAAAAGGTATGGATAAAATTCTCGTCGCCCATGGACGCAGTGCAGGACAGGTTCAGGTCACGAATGATGGTGCCACCATTCTCAAGAGTGTGGGTGTTGACAATCCGGCCGCTAAAATTCTTGTCGACATGTCAAAGGTTCAGGATGATGAAGTTGGAGATGGTACCACATCCGTTACTGTCCTGGCATCTGAATTACTGAAGGAAGCAGAGCACCTGGTGGAACAAAAAATTCATCCTCAGACGATAATAGAAGGCTGGCGTCGTGCTGCGAATGTAGCACGAGAGGCTCTTCAGAACGCAGCGGCCGATCACTCGGCAGATCCCAAGCGTTTCCGAGAGGACCTCCTGAACATTGCGCGAACGACCCTGAGTTCAAAGATCTTGTCCCAGTACAAGGAACACTTCAGTCAACTCGCAGTCGACGCTGTTCTCCGCCTGAAGGGATCTGGAAACCTCTCGGCCATCCAGATAATAAAAATCCGCGGTGCCACCCTCGGCAACTCCTTCCTGGACTCAGGATTTCTGCTGGACAAGAAACCTGGTGTCCATCAGCCACAGAGGATCACCGATGCCAAGATCCTCATCGCCAACACTCCCATGGACACTGACAAAATCAAAGTGTTTGGCTCTAGAGTCCGAGTGGATTCTATGGCGAAGATCGCTGAGCTCGAGGTCGCTGAAAAAGAGAAGATGAAGGACAAGGTGGAGAAAATCGTGAAGCATGGTTGCAATGTCTTCATCAACAGACAATTGATCTATAATTACCCCGAGCAACTGTTCGCGGATGCTGGGGTTATGGCTATTGAACATGCTGACTTTGATGGAATCGAGAGACTGGCTCTCGTCACTGGGGGAGAGATTGTCAGTACTTTCGATCAGCCCAAACTTGTCAAACTTGGAAAGTGCGATTTAATTGAACAA GTAATGATCGGTGAAGACACACTCCTCCGTTTCTCTGGAGTGCCCCTCGGTGAGGCTTGCACGGTAGTCATTCGTGGAGCAACACAGCAGATTCTTGACGAGGCTGAACGCTCCTTGCACGACGCTCTCTGCGTCCTGACGGCAACAGTACGCGAATCGAGAATAGTCTATGGAGGTGGATGCAGTGAAATGATCATGGCCTGTGCTGTCATGAAGGCAGCCGCATCGACTCCAGGGAAAGAGGCAGTCGCCATGGAGGCCTTCTCTCGCGCTCTCCAGCAATTGCCCACGATAATTGCTGACAACGCTGGCTACGACTCGGCGCAGCTCGTTAGTGAGCTGAGAGCCGCTCACAATTCTGGGGTATGCACTGTTGGCCTCGACATGGAGAATGGAAAAGTTGCTTGCATGACCAAGCTGGGGATCACCGAATCTTGGGCGGTCAAGAGGCAGGTGCTTCTCAGTGCTGCTGAGGCTGCCGAGATGATCCTTCGTGTTGACAGTATCCTGCGATCGGCACCACGTAAACGTGTCCAAGATCGTGGACACTGTTAA
- the LOC135163843 gene encoding protein inscuteable homolog, protein MSGFKRMQSRVFWGQMEAYDLDKTPLLGASSQHSQNSYCNFGRDTDTEKDSDTSHEDDELTGNSVNMNITAIRIEQVIEEGSEVQLRTSGEVRENAEEIVVQECCRSSSQQCQGHGSLDSGFSDSERSKSPDIIDNGTPRRQRRRRRRSRDRPRPNPRISALFREHDLLHTSTPKREFPGARSRQSMIFTSDEERELLSRRIEEEKEERVVVTPQEECLGDFLYTHEPPEDDIATSTSTSRGSTPSFAGPWYSRLSNEYSGSSGASPRISTEARCQESVRVWLRDLAEAGEAECCIALQSKALPKRRQERESREESQSRDLRLMTATATAAATELIIRAEAFTKHIKDIINKVSHLEGRRSERELLRSIEEEAFSFLLELGAPPPRRIHEGSLRSILSQLESLENVVNSTVNTRLDFYIERVVRGLEDAPEETGSAARGALAALTALGLAGTRAGSSIARCAGIRALLTSLISAGRLSSELRASTLRALSCVCCCPQAINHFVKEGGPEILVDLLASKTSPEKEKMEAAALVVQITAPWTEALGLRHLEPFANILVDILTSLAEETKCAQTLLLSAAALNNLGDSKKCVYAIVKSNTVRKLLRCVKKSVGGSIWLMEQVASLVGKLAKIPDVRAHLAKARASVALVCFLRMAPPGLEEAYQRLAVTAAAALTRLCVDPDIAKQVVAVGGADCLPNYNAEEGEDEEDQVGLLRYTRSLRIACRRAAKHIDEAKACDYTM, encoded by the exons ATGAGTGGATTTAAACGTATGCAGAGCAGGGTGTTCTGGGGGCAAATGGAAGCCTACGATCTGGATAAAACTCCTCTCCTCGGTGCCTCCTCCCAACATTCCCAAAATTCTTACTGCAATTTTGGTCGTGACACTGAcacggagaaagacagtgacACGAGTCACGAAGACGATGAACTAACGGGCAACAGTGTGAACATGAACATCACAGCCATTAGGATAGAGCAAGTAATCGAGGAGGGTTCGGAAGTTCAGCTTCGAACCTCAGGAGAAGTGCGTGAGAATGCGGAGGAGATCGTAGTACAGGAATGCTGCAGATCGTCTAGTCAGCAGTGTCAGGGTCACGGGAGTTTGGACTCGGGTTTCTCGGACTCAGAGAGGTCCAAGAGTCCCGACATCATCGACAATGGAACCCCAAGAAGGCAGAGAAGGAGACGGAGGCGCTCCAGGGACAGACCGAGACCGAATCCGAGGATCAGTGCTCTTTTTCGGGAACACGATCTTCTTCACACCTCGACACCGAAGAGAGAATTCCCTGGAGCGAGGTCGAGACAGAGTATGATATTCACTAGTGACGAAGAACGAGAACTTTTATCGCGTAG GATTGAAGAGGAGAAGGAGGAGAGGGTGGTTGTCACCCCTCAGGAGGAATGTCTAGGAGACTTTCTCTACACGCACGAACCACCGGAGGATGACATTGCCACGTCGACGAGTACTTCACGAGGCTCGACACCTTCGTTCGCAGGGCCCTGGTATTCAAGGCTGTCAAACGAATACTCGGGATCGAGTGGAGCTAGCCCGAGAATTTCGACCGAGGCGAGGTGCCAGGAATCCGTGAGGGTGTGGCTGAGAGACCTCGCTGAGGCCGGTGAGGCCGAGTGCTGCATTGCACTCCAGAGCAAGGCCCTACCGAAGAGAAGGCAAGAGAGGGAGTCGAGGGAGGAGAGCCAATCGAGGGATTTAAGGCTTATGACCGCCACCGCCACCGCTGCAGCCACCGAGTTGATCATCAGGGCTGAGGCATTCACCAAACATATTAAGGATATAATCAACAAAGTGTCACATCTGGAAGGCAGACGATCGGAGCGAGAGCTCTTGCGCTCCATCGAAGAAGAGGcattctcattcttattaGAACTAGGCGCTCCGCCTCCTCGACGTATCCACGAAGGAAGTTTACGATCAATTCTGTCTCAACTGGAGTCCCTAGAAAATGTTGTGAACAGCACTGTCAATACTCGTCTCGATTTCTACATTGAAAGAGTGGTGAGAGGTCTGGAAGATGCTCCAGAGGAGACGGGAAGTGCTGCGAGAGGAGCATTGGCCGCCCTGACAGCCCTGGGTCTCGCAGGCACCCGAGCAGGGAGCAGCATAGCCAGGTGCGCTGGAATCCGGGCTCTCCTCACATCCCTCATATCAGCGGGGAGGCTCTCCAGCGAGTTGCGTGCCTCGACTCTCCGGGCCCTCTCTTGCGTTTGCTGCTGCCCTCAGGCCATCAATCACTTTGTAAAGGAGGGCGGCCCAGAAATCCTGGTAGATCTCCTAGCGTCTAAGACATCCCCGGAGAAAGAGAAGATGGAAGCGGCAGCTCTAGTCGTACAGATAACAGCTCCTTGGACAGAGGCCCTGGGCCTCCGTCATCTGGAGCCTTTTGCTAACATTTTAGTGGACATTCTAACATCTCTAGCCGAGGAGACCAAGTGCGCACAGACTCTTCTACTCTCCGCAGCAGCACTCAACAATCTCGGCGATTCGAAAAAATGTGTTTACGCTATCGTGAAGTCCAATACCGTCCGAAAGCTTTTGAGGTGTGTGAAAAAGTCAGTTGGGGGTAGCATTTGGCTGATGGAACAGGTCGCCTCGCTGGTAGGCAAACTCGCTAAAATTCCAGATGTCAGGGCTCATCTGGCGAAGGCCAGGGCTTCTGTCGCTCTCGTCTGCTTCCTGAGAATGGCTCCACCGGGGCTTGAAGAAGCTTATCAAAGGCTAGCTGTCACTGCTGCTGCTGCACTCACACGACTCTGCGTCGACCCTGACATTGCGAAACAAGTCGTTGCTGTTGGCGGGGCTGATTGCCTTCCCAATTACAATGCTGAAGAGGGAGAGGATGAGGAGGATCAGGTTGGACTGCTGAGGTACACCAGAAGTCTCAGGATTGCCTGCAGACGGGCTGCTAAACATATTGACGAGGCAAAGGCCTGCGATTACACGATGTGA
- the LOC135163893 gene encoding MIT domain-containing protein 1-like has translation MESTAASILTRAVEMDKKEQYTLALVLYQEGLQILLDSMKDLKDPTKKEHFHSKANQYFKRAEDVKTMIKKKKEEGKYREQMRIEAGSVGHGYNSLFGRFLDATVTHVRIEDPYIRAYHQCLNLVRLCELAVQKCSSLSKVSLITTQDPEDGNNQRKRLEELRQSLASRLVTLEFEFSDTLHDRQISLSNGWVIKIGRGLDYFKPPEGKFILGACDLDLRPCLETTIDIFHKSHLEKSF, from the exons ATGGAGAGCACAGCAGCTTCGATCTTAACGAGAGCGGTGGAAATGGACAAGAAGGAGCAATACACATTAGCTCTGGTGCTGTATCAAGAGGGCTTGCAGATTTTGTTGGATTCCATGAAAG ACTTGAAAGACCCAACTAAGAAGGAGCACTTCCACTCGAAAGCGAACCAGTATTTCAAACGCGCTGAAGACGTAAAGACaatgataaaaaagaaaaaggagGAGGGAAAATACAGAGAGCAAATGAGAATAGAAGCAGGGAGTGTGGGTCATGGGTACAACAGTCTTTTCGGAAGATTTCTCGATGCCACCGTCACACATGTGCGCATCGAGGACCCCTACATCAGAGCGTATCACCAG tgCCTGAATCTGGTTAGATTATGTGAACTAGCAGTTCAGAAATGCTCATCATTGTCAAAAGTCTCTCTCATTACCACTCAAGATCCCGAGGATGGCAACAATCAGAGGAAAAGATTGGAGGAGTTGAGACAAAGCTTGGCTAGTCGACTAGTCACccttgaatttgaattttccgatACACTCCATGACAGACAAATCTC ATTGAGCAACGGTTGGGTGATAAAAATCGGACGTGGTCTAGATTACTTCAAACCCCCTGAGGGTAAATTTATCCTCGGAGCCTGTGACCTCGATCTCCGGCCGTGTCTGGAGACGACAATTGACATATTCCACAAGAGTCATCTGGAAAAATCGTTTTAA
- the LOC135163886 gene encoding STAGA complex 65 subunit gamma-like → MKSSRNLSAGAHWGELPARETHKQEVITPDIIENIWRQVLDDSNGADCDYQTERQTEFIQLSMDNPHVLNTIQLHNQLSSMDEGTVIRGVSEVDEQEYPQRRKPSNPFNFLSPRPNKAELKNASIVHHLKPATARNLLKHAVIVLSAHLGYQTASDIAIETLTDVADHFLRKMTLLLKVASEQSEHGFPDTVERVLVETGIGGVANLHDYYQNYVLCNEINVKHEVEMKMKEQREMELNANVKMELDEGVNKIQFEELDEFGNTFREAPTLQLLDPDMGFPPSLDAGFHILQSLEHDE, encoded by the exons ATGAAATCGAGTAGGAACCTGAGCGCCGGAGCACATTGGGGAGAATTGCCTGCCAGGGAGACTCACAAACAGGAAGTTATTACTCCggatattattgaaaatatatggAGGCAAGTGCTGGATGATTCCAATGGAGCTGACTGCGATTAtcagaccgagaggcagacgGAATTTATTCA ACTATCTATGGATAATCCTCATGTGCTGAATACAATTCAACTTCATAATCAACTAAGTTCAATG GACGAGGGAACAGTCATTCGAGGAGTATCAGAAGTAGATGAACAGGAGTATCCACAGAGGAGAAAACCATCGAAtccatttaattttctgtCACCCAGACCAAACAA aGCAGAGTTGAAGAATGCCTCAATTGTGCATCATTTGAAACCGGCGACAGCaaggaatttattaaaacaCGCTGTAATTGTCCTCTCAGCGCATTTAGGATATCAAACTGCTTCTGATATTGCCATTGAGACGCTAACAGACGTCGCTGATCATTTCTTGAGAAAAATGACGTTGCTTCTGAAGGTTGCCTCTGAACAGAGTGAGCATGGCTTTCCG gaCACCGTAGAACGTGTGCTCGTTGAAACTGGTATTGGTGGTGTAGCCAATCTCCATGATTATTACCAAAATTACGTGCTATGTAATGAAATCAACGTCAAGCATGAAGTAGAGATGAAAATGAAGGAACAGAGGGAAATGGAGCTCAATGCGAATGTGAA AATGGAACTCGACGAAGGTGTAAATAAGATACAATTTGAGGAACTGGACGAGTTCGGTAACACCTTCAGAGAAGCCCCAACGCTCCAGCTGCTTGACCCCGATATGGGCTTTCCTCCGAGCCTCGATGCTGGTTTCCATATCCTCCAGAGTCTCGAACacgatgaataa